The DNA segment ATCCGGTCTGCACTGGATACGTTTGTCAGCTCTTATGAGCCGGCAACAGCCAGCAGTGAAGAGGTCGGTCACGTCACACTATGTGCCGATGGTATTGCCCGTGTTGAAGGCTTGCCAGGAGCGATGGCGAACGAACTATTGAAGTTCGAAGACGGCACTCTCGGTTTGGCCATGAACCTTGAAGAACGCGAGATCGGCGTCGTCGTCCTCGGAGACTTCTCGCACATTGAAGAGGGAATGGAAGTACGCCGAACTGGCGAAGTTCTCTCTGTTCCTGTCGGAGAAGGTTATTTAGGGCGCGTTGTTGATCCGCTTGGACATCCGATTGACGGATTGGGAGAAATTACCGATCTCGATTCTCGGCGTGCTCTTGAACTACAGGCGCCCGGCGTCATGGCTCGCAAATCAGTTCACGAGCCACTCCAAACCGGTATCAAAGCTATTGATGCAATGATTCCGATTGGTCGTGGCCAGCGTCAGCTCATTATTGGTGACCGTAAGACTGGAAAGACTGCGCTAGCTGTCGATACCATTCTCAACCAGAAAGCCAATTGGGAGTCTGGCGATCCGCAGAAGCAAGTTCGGTGTATTTATGTAGCGATTGGACAAAAGGGCTCCACGATTGCTGAAGTTCGCGCAACGCTCGAGCGCAACGGAGCATTGGAATACACCACCATTGTTGCTTCTCCAGCATCAGACTCCGCTGGTTTCAAGTACCTGGCTCCTTACACCGGTTCCGCCATCGGCCAGCATTGGATGTATGACGGCAAGCATGTCCTGATTATTTTCGATGATCTCTCCAAGCAGGCAGAAGCATACCGATCTGTTTCCCTGCTTTTGCGTCGCCCACCGGGCCGTGAAGCATACCCAGGAGACGTCTTCTACTTACACTCCCGGCTCCTTGAACGTTGTGCAAAGCTCTCTGACGAGCTCGGCGGTGGTTCGATGACGGGTCTACCGATTATCGAAACCAAGGCAAACGACGTTTCGGCATACATCCCAACCAACGTCATTTCAATTACTGACGGGCAAATCTTCCTCCAGTCCGATCTGTTCAATGCAAACCAGCGCCCAGCTGTGGACGTCGGTATCTCCGTCTCCCGCGTGGGCGGTGACGCTCAGATTAAGGCGATGAAGAAAGTTGCTGGAACCTTGAAGATCACCTTGGCGCAGTACCGCTCCCAGGCCGCGTTCGCAATGTTCGCATCTGACCTAGACGCTACGACTCGCCAGCAGCTTGCCCGCGGCGAACGTCTGATGGCCTTGCTCAAGCAGCCGCAGTACACGCCATACGCTGTTGAAGATCAAGTTGCGTCGGTGTGGGCCGGATCTAACGGTTACCTTGACGATATCGACGTCAAGGATATTCCTAAGTTTGAATCTGGTCTGATCAGCTACTTGCGGAACAACACGTCAGTTCTTGCGGATATTGCCACCACTGGTAAGCTCGAAGAAAGTACTGAAGAAGCACTTCGTTCGGGCATTGAAGAGTTCCGTGCGGGCTTCACTGCAAATAATGACACCGTATCTGAGGATGACTCGCTCCCAGAGGCTGAGCAGTCACAAGAACAGATCGTTCGTACGAAGCGGGGCTGATCGTGGCAGGCGCACAGCGGATTTATAAACAAAAAATCCGAGCAACAAAAACGCTGGAGAAAGTCTTTCGTGCGATGGAGCTGATTGCAGCTTCACGCATTGGTAAGGCTCGCGACCGTGCGCTCGGACAAGATCCGTATACGCAGGCGTTGACTAAATCTATCGCGACGGTCGCCATTCATGCGCATGCAGACCATCCATTGGTTAAAGAACGTACGGATACTAACAAGGCTATCGTTTTCGTCGTAACTTCTGATCGCGGAATGGCCGGTGCTTACTCATCATCGGTGTTGCGGGAAGCCGAACGGCTAGTGAACGATCTTAAGGAGCAAGGGAAAGAGCCAGTCCTTTACGTTTCAGGCCGACGCGGAGCTTCATATTTCCGATTCCGCGATATCCCTGTCGTGCGAGCCTGGACTGGTGAGTCCGATAAGCCAAGTGATGAAACGTCCAGTGAAATTGCTGAGGAATTCTTGACACGGTTCCTTGCCGACGCCGAAGACGGCGGTGTTGCTGAGCTGTACATGATCTTTACGAAGTTCGTGTCGATGGTTACGCAAAACGTCGAAGTACGTCGCATGTTGCCACTGCAAGTGGTTGATGGCGAAGCCGAAGCGGATACGAGCGTCGAAGATGAGCCACTGTACGAGTATGAACCGTCGGCTCAGAAAGTTTTCGACGAATTGTTGCCGATGTATGTCGGTCAACGAATTCACTCAGTGATGCTGATGTCCGCAGCCTCGGAGCTTGCTGCCCGCCAGCAAGCAATGCACTCCGCAACTGAAAATGCAGGCGATCTCATCGACAGGTATACGCGCTTGGCAAACAACGCCCGCCAGGCGGAAATTACCACGGAAATTACAGAAATTATCTCCGGCGCAGACAGCCTGGGGAAGAGCTAAAACGTCCCACCTGCTCAGGGACACAGTAAGGAAGAATAATGACTGCAGTAGATAATCGGCAGGGAGTGACCACCGGACGTATCGTCCAGGTTGTGGGCGCTGTTGTGGACGTTGAGTTTCCGCCAGACTCTCTCCCCGAAATCAACAACGCGCTAACCACCGAAGTGGATCTTTCAAGCCAAGGTGAAGGCGAAAGCATTTTGAAGATGACCTTAGAGGTCGCTCAACATCTTGGTGATAGCATCGTCCGAACCATCGCCATGAAGCCAACCGACGGTCTGGTCCGTGGTGCGACTGTTGTTGATACCGGTGCGCCAATTACCGTTCCAGTTGGTGATGCCACTAAGGGACATGTTTTTAATGTTACTGGTGATGTGTTGAACTTGGGTGAAGGCGAAACACTGGAGGTCAATGAACGTTGGCCTATCCATCGTAAGGCTCCAAATTTCGACCAGCTAGAACCAGAAACGAAGATGTTCGAAACCGGCATCAAGGTTATCGACCTTCTTACCCCGTATGTTCAGGGTGGAAAGATCGGTCTGTTCGGTGGTGCAGGTGTTGGTAAGACTGTTCTGATCCAGGAAATGATCCAGCGTGTTGCGCAGGACCACGGCGGTGTATCGGTATTCGCTGGTGTGGGTGAGCGTACCCGTGAAGGTAACGACCTGATCCACGAGATGGAAGACGCTGGTGTTCTTGACAAGACTGCATTGGTCTTTGGTCAGATGGACGAACCACCAGGGGTGCGTTTGCGTATTGCACTTTCCGGGCTGACCATGGCGGAATACTTCCGTGATGTTCAAAACCAGGACGTGCTCCTCTTCATCGATAATATCTTCCGTTTTACGCAGGCAGGTTCTGAGGTTTCGACTCTTCTTGGCCGTATGCCGTCTGCTGTGGGCTATCAGCCAACTTTGGCTGACGAAATGGGTGCTTTGCAGGAGCGAATCACCTCCACTCGAGGTCATTCGATTACGTCGCTGCAGGCAATTTACGTTCCAGCTGACGATTACACCGATCCGGCTCCAGCAACGACCTTCGCACATTTGGATGCCACCACCGAGCTTTCGCGTGATATTGCTTCGCGTGGTTTGTATCCGGCGGTGGATCCGC comes from the Arcanobacterium phocisimile genome and includes:
- the atpD gene encoding F0F1 ATP synthase subunit beta; this encodes MTAVDNRQGVTTGRIVQVVGAVVDVEFPPDSLPEINNALTTEVDLSSQGEGESILKMTLEVAQHLGDSIVRTIAMKPTDGLVRGATVVDTGAPITVPVGDATKGHVFNVTGDVLNLGEGETLEVNERWPIHRKAPNFDQLEPETKMFETGIKVIDLLTPYVQGGKIGLFGGAGVGKTVLIQEMIQRVAQDHGGVSVFAGVGERTREGNDLIHEMEDAGVLDKTALVFGQMDEPPGVRLRIALSGLTMAEYFRDVQNQDVLLFIDNIFRFTQAGSEVSTLLGRMPSAVGYQPTLADEMGALQERITSTRGHSITSLQAIYVPADDYTDPAPATTFAHLDATTELSRDIASRGLYPAVDPLSSTSRILDAQYVGQAHYDVATKVKSILQKNKELQDIISILGVDELSEEDKVTVARARRIEQYLSQNTYTAKKFTGVEGSTVPIAETVEAFRRITDGEYDHIPEQAFFNIGGIEDIERAWHKIQQDMR
- a CDS encoding F0F1 ATP synthase subunit gamma codes for the protein MAGAQRIYKQKIRATKTLEKVFRAMELIAASRIGKARDRALGQDPYTQALTKSIATVAIHAHADHPLVKERTDTNKAIVFVVTSDRGMAGAYSSSVLREAERLVNDLKEQGKEPVLYVSGRRGASYFRFRDIPVVRAWTGESDKPSDETSSEIAEEFLTRFLADAEDGGVAELYMIFTKFVSMVTQNVEVRRMLPLQVVDGEAEADTSVEDEPLYEYEPSAQKVFDELLPMYVGQRIHSVMLMSAASELAARQQAMHSATENAGDLIDRYTRLANNARQAEITTEITEIISGADSLGKS
- the atpA gene encoding F0F1 ATP synthase subunit alpha, with protein sequence MADVTIQPDEIRSALDTFVSSYEPATASSEEVGHVTLCADGIARVEGLPGAMANELLKFEDGTLGLAMNLEEREIGVVVLGDFSHIEEGMEVRRTGEVLSVPVGEGYLGRVVDPLGHPIDGLGEITDLDSRRALELQAPGVMARKSVHEPLQTGIKAIDAMIPIGRGQRQLIIGDRKTGKTALAVDTILNQKANWESGDPQKQVRCIYVAIGQKGSTIAEVRATLERNGALEYTTIVASPASDSAGFKYLAPYTGSAIGQHWMYDGKHVLIIFDDLSKQAEAYRSVSLLLRRPPGREAYPGDVFYLHSRLLERCAKLSDELGGGSMTGLPIIETKANDVSAYIPTNVISITDGQIFLQSDLFNANQRPAVDVGISVSRVGGDAQIKAMKKVAGTLKITLAQYRSQAAFAMFASDLDATTRQQLARGERLMALLKQPQYTPYAVEDQVASVWAGSNGYLDDIDVKDIPKFESGLISYLRNNTSVLADIATTGKLEESTEEALRSGIEEFRAGFTANNDTVSEDDSLPEAEQSQEQIVRTKRG